GGCAAGGATTTAATCGTATTTATCGATGCGTGATGCATTTTGATATTAAAGATAACAAAATCTGGCTGCAACAGAATTTAACCGATCGCAATCCAGCAGAGGAATTAGTGATGATGGGAGTACCACGAGAGGATATTGTCTTGGGTTTGCAAGCTCCTTATAAGCGTCAGTATACAGATTATGGCGTAGCGTAATACGATCGCTCCTCGAACAACGAACACCACTTTACTCTCAAGCTGATTTGCACATCACTGTCCAAGAGGGAGAAACACCTGAAGACATTGCCAACAGAATAATTGAGGTAATTCCTAGCGTTCTCAAACCACAAGTCTCTCATTAGGAACACTCAAATTACCAAACTTCGGTCATCCGTAGGATAAACCCGAAATAATATTAGTGTCAAGCAGGTATCTACCACTCATCATCTACCTGTTCGCAACCTTCTTCAATTGCTTCGCGCATCAACTGAATATCGTTTGGTGATATTGTACCTGCAAAATTTAATAATTGTTTACCTGGAACACCATGAATTTGCGAACCTAGTAAAGTTCGGGCAAACTTCAGCACTCGATATTGCAAGTCTTCAGGCATCACTTTTAATTCTTCAATTAGCCGATCGAGAATCGGTGTATCAATATTTTTCCTGATAATTTTTGATTTTGGTTGATAGTCCTTCTTTTATAGATTTTCACATTTCGGAGACGAACTAAACAGCTATGGCTTATTAGTACAAAAATACTCAATTTTTGCATCAGAGAT
This Nostoc sp. KVJ3 DNA region includes the following protein-coding sequences:
- a CDS encoding XisI protein — its product is MDKLTKYQEYVKTLLTNYASDDVSDNDVEVQLTLDTERNHYQWMNVGWQGFNRIYRCVMHFDIKDNKIWLQQNLTDRNPAEELVMMGVPREDIVLGLQAPYKRQYTDYGVA